The Candidatus Binatia bacterium genome window below encodes:
- a CDS encoding SDR family oxidoreductase, producing MPECSLIQGANRGIGHALARALLSKPEVGTVYATCRDPENAIELRALCNDPRLVILRLDVTRETTIEAAAARVRAGSGRLDRLINVSGVLHDETGIAPEKRLDAISGDSLQKVFAVNAFGPLLVMKHFHPLIRHEGRAVLANVSARVGSITDNRLGGWYGYRGSKAALNMFTRTAAIELGRRAPNAIVVAIHPGTVDTGMSRPFQRGVPPKKLFAPPRAAEQILDVLARLRPEQSGSFLAWDGSEIPW from the coding sequence ATGCCTGAATGCTCTCTGATTCAGGGAGCGAACCGGGGCATCGGTCACGCGCTCGCTCGAGCCCTCCTGTCCAAACCAGAGGTCGGGACGGTGTATGCAACCTGCCGAGACCCGGAGAACGCAATCGAGCTTCGTGCTCTCTGCAATGATCCGCGTCTGGTCATCCTCCGGCTCGACGTCACCCGCGAGACCACGATCGAAGCAGCCGCCGCCCGCGTTCGAGCCGGGTCGGGCCGTCTCGACCGGCTCATCAATGTCTCGGGCGTTCTCCACGATGAGACGGGTATCGCTCCAGAGAAGCGTCTCGATGCGATCTCGGGCGATAGTCTCCAGAAAGTGTTCGCGGTAAATGCCTTTGGCCCGCTGCTCGTAATGAAACATTTCCATCCTCTGATTCGGCACGAAGGCCGCGCCGTGCTCGCGAATGTCTCGGCCCGCGTCGGAAGCATCACGGACAACCGACTCGGTGGGTGGTACGGGTACCGCGGCTCGAAGGCGGCACTGAACATGTTCACGCGAACCGCCGCGATCGAACTCGGACGACGTGCTCCCAACGCGATCGTCGTCGCCATACATCCGGGTACGGTCGACACCGGGATGTCACGCCCGTTTCAGCGGGGAGTTCCTCCTAAGAAGCTCTTCGCCCCCCCCCGAGCGGCAGAGCAAATCCTCGACGTGCTGGCCCGACTCCGGCCGGAGCAGTCCGGTAGCTTCCTGGCCTGGGACGGCTCGGAGATCCCGTGGTGA
- a CDS encoding class I SAM-dependent methyltransferase encodes MTRHGRTFQVITIQDQAFERAKNTVDFIKRYIFPGGCMSSLSALLQPSVRSSSMKLVHLEDFTPRYAETRRRWRSGFLGNLGRVRQLGFSEEFSRMWEFYLCSCETGFEERYIGDIQVLMAKPENRSRPILPALS; translated from the coding sequence TTGACACGACACGGTCGAACGTTCCAAGTCATCACCATTCAAGACCAGGCGTTCGAGCGTGCGAAGAACACCGTGGACTTCATCAAGCGCTACATCTTTCCCGGAGGCTGCATGTCCTCGCTCTCCGCGCTGCTCCAGCCCTCCGTGCGGTCCAGCTCGATGAAGCTCGTACACCTGGAAGACTTCACACCGCGCTACGCCGAAACACGGCGTCGGTGGAGATCAGGGTTTCTCGGCAACCTGGGCCGCGTACGCCAGCTCGGATTCTCCGAGGAGTTCAGCCGCATGTGGGAATTCTATCTCTGCTCCTGTGAGACCGGCTTCGAGGAGCGCTACATCGGTGACATCCAGGTTCTGATGGCGAAGCCGGAAAACCGGAGTAGACCGATTCTTCCAGCCCTCTCCTGA